The Gloeobacter violaceus PCC 7421 DNA window CGAAGACGGCGTAGCCCGCATCCAGTTCGTACTTCACACCCGGATCGACGATGGCGACGGTTCGAAAGCCCTGATCCGCCAGATCCGCGATCAGACCGGACGGATCTGCAAAGCGTTTCGGGCTCCAGGTAAAGACGCGGTAGCCGCGCATATAGTCGATATCCAGGTGAATGACGTCGCAGGGGATCCGGCGGCTGCGAAATTCATAGGCCAGCTCGCGCACCTCGGCTTCGCTGCCGTAGCTCCAGCGGCACTGGTGATAGCCCAAGGCCCAGATGGGCGGCAATTCCATTTTTCCGGTCAGTTCGGTGTAGGTGGCCAGCACCTCGGCCGGGGTGGGACCGTAGATGAGGTAATAATCCAGCTCTGGACCCTGGGTCTCCAGACGCAACCGCCCCGGCTCGTCGCCGCCCAGATCGAAGTGGCTGTGAAAAGTGGTGTTGAAGTAGACGCCATAGGCCAGCCCCGGCCGCAGCGCGATATAAAACGGGATCGCCTGGTACATCGCGTCGGTGAGCGAGCCGTAGTCGAGGGCGTCGCTTGTCCAGTTGGTTTTGCGCTGGGAGAGTTTATCGAGTAGGCCGGTGCGCTCGCCGAAGCCGTAGAAGTGCTCTCCGGCTTCGATCGCTTTCCACGCGGCAACCGCACCGGTATGCCAGCCCATCGCAGGCGCACTATCACAGGCAAAGGGGCGCTCCTGGCGGTCGTAGCAGGCAATGCGGCAAGGCTCACTTTCTACGACCACCCGCAGGTGCTCGGTGGCAATCTCGATACTCCCTGCGCGCTGGTGCATTGAAAATTCTGTTTCGGGCCACGCGCTGTCCTCCTTACTTGCCGCCCAGGAGCGCTGCGGAAAAAATGCGCCCGTCGGCGTCAGGCGCACGCGGACCAGATTGGGAGCCAGCACGCCGACGCGCAACTTCGGTCCACCACAATCGACGGTAATCCCCCGCCCGTCGCGCTCCAGGTCGCACACGTTGGCGAGAACAGACCAGGGAGCACCGTTGGTGGGTAACTTGCCAAAGTACTGCGGCATGACACTCGCTTTGGGTGAAGTCACAGCATCTAGTTCTACAACGCGAGGAGTCGCCGGACTTTCCACCCTGGGAGCGATCTTCTTCTGTGTTGGCCAGACACGCCGGACTTTGAGGAAACGGGGGGTACATGGCCATGGATTGGGCGATAGGTCGGCACACGCACCGGCAGGCAAAATGTGTGGCGACGGGAGATAATGTCAAAGCCGAACAGTACAGACTGTGCGGCTTATATGAATACCTAACCGAGCGTAGTCCAACGGCAGAGACAGAGGACTTAAAATCCTTCCAGTGCGGGTTCGAATCCCGCCGCTCGGATCATCGAAACCGGTAAAAATACCTCGAAATACCTCAACGCCCCAATGGCAGCAACGCCAGAGCAAGATGCAATAGACTACCAAGTTTCTGGCGTTGCACAAATGGGTGATGTTCATGGAGGTAGAGCAACAATTCTCGTCCGCGGGCAACGTGCTAAGCAGTCGAAGCCAAAAAAAAGAGGTGAAGCAAGGAGATGCCCTGGGACAGTTCTCCTTGCTTCACCTCTTCGAGGTAGCAGTCCAAGCTACCGCTTCCTTCTAGGAGATAAGACTGCCTCCCGATTTATTTGCAGCAGCACCTATTGCGGCATGTGGTTCACTGCTTTCTTGATCTGCTTTTGTTTTCACGAGTGCAATCGCGAAGACTAGAAGACCAAATACAGGCTTCGCCAGCACGTCTGCGATCGTATAGCCAACCTGAACGCCGACAGCCGCGGACGTACCGGATACTCCAAGCATGGGTAGAAGGTATGCGATCGGGTAAACACCCCAGGAGAGCAACAGCAGCCACCGCATGTTGCGGACCAGGGTTTGTACAGCAGCGGGCTGGCGGACAAGGGACCTGGACAGTTCGACCCACAACACATAGAGGATGTAGGCGAAGGGAATCGTGCTGACCGTACCCCAGATGATGCGAGTCGTAATGTCGTCAGAAATCTCGCCGGGGTAGCCCGTGGCAATCATCAGAACTGAAGCCACCGTCAGTTTGATCAGCAAGGGTCTTGCCTCCTTTGCAGGCAACGTCAGCACTGCCACTGTCTCCACCAGCAACAGAGGCACGGTCAACAGCCAATCCACATAGCGGTAGGCGTCGTTGAATTTTTCGCTAGTCAGGGAATACACGCCATTCTCCAGAACGTAGGCAGCATCCCAACTATTGAAGATCCGAAAGTAGTGGTACCCAGCGATACTCACAACAATTGCTG harbors:
- a CDS encoding bacteriorhodopsin-like; protein product: MLMTVFSSAPELALLGSTFAQVDPSNLSVSDSLTYGQFNLVYNAFSFAIAAMFASALFFFSAQALVGQRYRLALLVSAIVVSIAGYHYFRIFNSWDAAYVLENGVYSLTSEKFNDAYRYVDWLLTVPLLLVETVAVLTLPAKEARPLLIKLTVASVLMIATGYPGEISDDITTRIIWGTVSTIPFAYILYVLWVELSRSLVRQPAAVQTLVRNMRWLLLLSWGVYPIAYLLPMLGVSGTSAAVGVQVGYTIADVLAKPVFGLLVFAIALVKTKADQESSEPHAAIGAAANKSGGSLIS